The Polyangium aurulentum genomic interval GGCTCGATCCGCGCGGATATCCCGGCGGCGGGCCGAAGGGGTACAACTTCGAGAATGAGCCTTTCCGGTCGGCGCCTCACGGCAGCGGGCTCGTGATGGTGGGCAAGGGGGACGCCAAGATCGGGATGATCGTGGCGCCCTGCGCGCGCTTCATGTCCCGCGTGGCGGGGCCGCTCGTGCTCGGGATCAACGACTCGGAGCCCGAGAACAACGAGGGCAGCGCGCAATTCGCCGTGCGCGTCCGCGCCCCGAGCGCCGCGGAATGGCTCGGCGCGCGCGCGGAGCCCTGCGCGGGGCGCTAGAACGAAAGGGCTCGCCGAGGGGCGGGCTCTTGGTGTTTACTCGGGGCGATGGGAATCGCGGCAAAGCTCGGGCAGGGGCGCGTGATGGCGGCGGCGGTGGTCGGCGTGTGGGCCGTGGCGAGCTGCATCGGGCCCACGGCAGGGCAGGTCGATCTTCCGGGGCTCGATACGGTCGTCGAGAAGCCGCTCGCCTTTCCCGCGGGCAAGGATCTCTCGTTCGCGGTGCACACCGGGAGCTACAATTACAGCGGCGCGAACAACATCCTCATCGACGTGACCCTGCTGCGCGGCGGGGCGCCCGTCGAGAAGATGTCCTGCGCGGGGTTCAAGATCGAGGGCGGCGCGGGCTGCGGATCGAGCGCGACGCACCAGAACAGCGGCTGCGCGATGAAGGTCCCCGCCGGCGGGAGCGACGCCATCCAGGTGGTCGCGACGCTCAGCAACAAGAGCAGCAAGGCGAGCTTCGAGGGCCTCAGCGTTTACATCCGCGATTGACGGGCCGCGGTTTTTTTCTGGTGGCTCAATCCTTCACGCTTCGCAGCCCCGGCAATCCGTCGAGGCTCGTCGCGTTGTTCTTCGCTGCATACGCCTGCAAGCCCTCCGGGCCCTTGCGCTCGGCCCAGTCGTCGAGCTGGGTCCGATCGCCCGTGTATTCGTAGAGGGGCACGCCGTAGCCGCAAGCGGTGCTGATGCGCGAGGCCTCGACGCGGAGGATCGCGCGCTCGCTCGGCCGGGGAGGTCCGAAGTGCGCGCGCAGGTCGGCCCACTCCGCGTCGCCGGGCTCGAGCGCCTCGGCGCGGCCGTGGATGCGCAGGATGCGCGGCGGCCCCTCGAATGCGCACCAGAGCAGGACGATGCGGCCATTTTCGCGGGCGTGGGCGACGGTCTCGACGCCGCTGCCAATGAAATCGAGATAGGCGACCGTGCGCGGGCCGAGCACCCGGAAGGTATCGAGCCCCTTCGGCGACACGTTCACGAAGCCGTCCCCGGAGAGCGGGGCCGTTGCGACGAAAAACACGTGCTGCCGCGCGATGAACCCGGCGAGCTCGTCATCGATGGCGTCGAAGATCTTGCCCATGTCGCTGCCATACCACGATCGCGTCGGCGGTGCCCACCCCGGACGCCGCGCGCCAGTTTCATGCTCTCGAGGTCACGTCGAGGTCCCCGTGATAGCGTCGGCGTCACCGCTCACGAGGCGGCATGACTTGGAGGAAATATGCTTCATTCTCGCATGATCCGGCTCGCGGCCCTGGCCGTCACCTCGGCGGCCCTCGCGCTCGCCGCGGGCTGCGATGACTCCGGAAACGGTGGCTCTGGCGGTAATGGCGGCAGCGGCGGTCAGGGCGGAAGCCCCGGCGTGGGTGGATCCGCAGGTGCTGGCGGAGACGCAGGCGGCATCGCGCAGGGCGGCGGCGGCCAGGGCGGCCAGGGCGGCGCGGGCGGCGCAGGCGGCGCGGGCGGCGGCGGCGGTCAAGGCGGCGCCGGTGGAGGCAACCTGGCCGTGTGCAATGATGGGACAAACTCCGTCTTCGCCATGGATCGCATCCTGCTCGGGACGACCAACCCCGACGGCACGCCGAATGCGAAGGACGGCTGGAAGCAATACGGGCTCGACATCGACGGGCGCATGTCGACCGAGGCGTCCCTCGACCTCTGCAAGCCCAAGACAGGATTCTCGCCGGCCTCGGTCTACCCCGACGGGAACGACGGCAAGGACAACGGCTTCGGCAAGAACATCCTGCCCATCCTGCCCTACCCCACGGCCGCTCTCGAGGAGGGGATGGCCCTGGATCTCGAGATCGGCAAATTCACCTTTCTGCTCGCCATCGAGGGGCTCGGGGCTTCGACCTCGTGCGCGCCGCCGGCGAGCAAGCTCTATCGCGGCGTGGCCCTCGGCGCGTCACCCAAATTCGACGGCACCGACGTGTGGCCGCTCGCGCCGAGCCTGCTAAACGACCCCGCGGACCCCGCCTCGGCGAAGAACGTGTTCTTGCAAAGCACGGTCGACAAGGACCTCTTCCGATCGGGCCCGGAGGCGGATTTCACGGTCTTCCTCGACATCCATGGACACCCGCTGCCATTGAAGATCCACCACGCGCGCATCGAGATGCAGCTCGAGCCTGGCCACGGCGGCGCCGTCGGGGGCCAGATCGCCGGGATCCTCGACGCCGAGGAGCTCGCCCAGGACATGGCAAAGGCGGCCGGCGCCTTCGCCGATAAGTTCTGCGACCCGAGCAACCCGATGCTGCAAGGGATCCTGAACCAGATCCGCGGGGCCGCCGATATCCTCAAAGACGGCACGCAGGATCCGGCGAAGGAGTGCGACGGGATCTCGATCGGCCTCGGCTTCACCATGAAGCCTGCCAAGCTGGGTCAAGCCGGTCCGCCCGACGTCCCGCCCGGCGACCCCTGCGTCCCGTAGGCGTAGACGCCTTCCGACATCCCGCCCGCGCCCCTCACGTCGCGCTCGCGCTCGGGCTCGAAATTCCGTAGATCCATTGGGCATGGCCATCCGCGACCAAGCCCCCATCTTCGGCTTCAACGAGGCCCGCGAGGACATCGTTCGGGCGGTGATCAGCCGCGTGACGCTCGGCACGAGAGATCCGCTGCTCGCGTTGAACGACGCCGCCTACCACGAGACCAAGCGCCTCGAGAGCTCGAAGAAGAGCCCCGAGGAGTACCGCGAGCTCGCCGAGTGGCAAAAGCTCGCGCGCACCGTGGGCCGCATGTCCGACGGCGAGCGGCGCCAGAAGCTCGCCGAGATCGTCGAGCGCTACGGATGGGACGTGGCCGGCAACTTCGACCCGCGCGTCTTTCGCGTCTCGTCGAAGCTCCTGCCGCCCGTCGTCACCTACCTGCTCGCGCCCCGCACGCTCGCGCGCCTCGTGCGCGACCCGCGCAGGCTCGTGAGCCTCGAGGCCCTCGATGACAAGGTGCGCGTCGAAGGCCCGCTAGAAGAGCTGCGCGAGCTGTCGCAGCACGGCACGGCCGTCTACGTGCCCACGCACCTGTCGAACATGGATTCGATCGTGTTCGGCTACGCCCTCGAGCGCGCAGGCCTGCCGCCCGCGACCTACGGCGCGGGCAAGAACCTGTTCACGAACCCGGTGCTGTCGTTCTTCATGCACAACCTCGGCGCTTACCGCGTCGACAGGCGCATCCGGCACAACCTGTACAAGGACGTGCTGAAGACGTACTCGGGCGTGCTGCTCGAGCGCGGCTACCACTCGCTGTTTTTCCCGGGCGGGACGCGGTCGCGCTCGGGCGGGGTCGAGCGGCGGCTCAAGCTCGGGCTCGCGGGCACGGCCGTCGAGGCCTACGCGCGCACGCTGCTCGCTGAGCGCGAGCGGCGGATCTACTTCGTGCCGGCGACGATCAACTACCTCATCACGCTCGAGGCCGAGACGCTGATCGCCGATTTCCTCGCCGAGGCAGGCAAGGGGCGGTTCATCATCGAGGACGACGAGTCGACGCGCATCGGGCGCATCGCCAACTTCGTCCGCAAGCTGTTCGACATGCAGGGCTCGGTCGTGATCCGGCTCGGCCACCCGATCGATCCGTTCGGCAACCGCGTGGACGAGCGCTGCCGCTCCTACGATCGCAGAAACCGCGAGGTCGACCCCTCGAGCTACGTGCGCGACACGAGCGGCAAGGTGATGCTCGATCCGGCGCGCGACGCGCAGTACACGCGCGAGCTGGGCGACGAGATCTGCAAATCGTACCTGAAGAACACGGTGGTGATGGCGACGCACCTCGTGGCCGCGGCGTGCTTCGAGAGGCTGCGCCGCGCCTCGCCCGCGGGCGACCTGTTCACCGTGCTCAGGCAGCGCGACGTCGTGGTGGTGCCGCGCGACGATCTCGCCGCCGATGTGGTCAAGCTGCGCGACCGGGTGAACCTCCTGGCCGACCGGGGCGAGATCGCGATCGGCGATTTCACGCGCAGGGCGTCGGGAGGCGATCTCGTCGAGCACGCGATGCGGGCGTTCGCGGGTTATCACCCCGCGCCCGTGCTGTCGCCGCGCCCCGAGGGCGTGTCCATCTGCGATACGAACCTGCTCTTTTATTACCAGAATCGCCTCGCGGCCCACGGCCTCGCCTGGGATACGATCGCGCCGCCGGGGATGCCGCCCGCGCGCCCGCCGTCGTTCGAGGGCAAGGACGCCCCGCGCTCCGCGGTCCGGGGAGGTGCGCAATGACGAATCCGAGCGTGGGCATCGTGGGCGGCGGTCCGTGGGGTCGAGCGCTCGCGCGAGCCGCGTGCAGGACGGGCGCGAAGGTCGCCCTGCATTCGCGCCGCGAGGCGCCCGGCGATATCAATGACCTCGAGATCACGGACGATTACGCGCGGGTCGCCGCGGCGCGGCTCATCGTGATCGCGGTGCCCTCGTCGGTGGCGCGCTCGGTGCTGCGCGCGCTCGGCGATCACCTCGACGGCGCGCACCTCGTGATTCACGGCGTGCGCGGCCTCGATCCGGAGCACCTCGAGACGGTGAGCGACATCGTGCGCGAGGAGACGCCCGTGCGGCGGCTCGGCGCGCTCGGGGGGCCGGTGCAGGCCAACGAGCTGATCGAGGGCACGCCGAGCGCGATGATCATCGGATCGCGCTTCCCCGAGGTGACGGCGGCGGTCACGCGGTCGTTCCAGAGCCCGAGCCTGCGGGTGTATTCGACGCCCGATCTGCGGGGGCTCGAATGGGCGTCGGCGCTCGTCGGATGCCTCGCGATCGGCGTGGGGTACGCGGAGCAGGCGGGGGCGGGGCCCGGGCTCGTGGCGGCGCTGATCTCGCGCGGGGTCGACGAGGCGGCGCGGATCATGGCGGCGGCGGGGTGCGAGGAGCGGACGATGCTCGGGCTCGGCGGTTATGGCGATCTGCTGGCGTCGATCGCGCTCGAGGACCGGCCCGAGGTGGTGCTCGGCAAGGCGCTCGCGCGCAAGGTTCCGCTCGACGAGGCCATGGCGCTGGCGAAGCTGCGCGTGGAGGCGATCCCGCTGATCCCGCGGATTGCGCAGTTCGCGGAGGAGAACAAGGTCGACGCGGGCAGCTTCCGCGCGCTTTGCGACATCCTCGGCGGCAAGCGACCCCCGGTCGTCCTCGAGAAGATGTTCGCTGCTTGAAAGTCGAGTGGCCGGAAAAACCAATGCTTAGCTTTTCGCCCCGCGCGTTGATCTTCGACATGGACGGGCTGCTCGTGGACTCGGAGCCGCTCTGGCACCGGGTGGAGCGGGAGTTCGCGGCGGCCCGGGGGGGCGAATTCACCGAGGCGATGGCGCTCGCGTGCACGGGGCAGGGAATCGGCAACACGATCCGGTTCATGGGCGAGCGCCTCGGGTTTCCGGTCGACGTGGAGCGGGACATCGTGGAGATCGTCGATCGCTTCATCGAGCACGTGGGCGGGCTCGTGCTCAAGCCGGGAGCGCAGGAGATCCTGGACGAGGTGCGCGGCAAGACGCGAATGGCGCTCGCGTCGTCGTCGCCGCGCCGGCTGATCGACGCGGTCCTCGCGCGGTTTGTCATACGGGATCACTTCGAGGTCGCTGTCTCGGGGCAAGAGGTGGCGCGCGCGAAGCCGTGGCCGGACGTGTTCCTGCGGACGGCCGAGCTGCTCGGCGAAGCGCCCGCCCATTGCGTGGTGTTCGAGGACTCGTTGAACGGGGCGAGGGCGGCGCGCGCGGCGAACATGAAGGTCATCGCGGTGCCGGAGGGGGACCCGACGGGGCGAGGGTTCGAGGAGGTCGCGGACGTCGTGGTGCGCGATCTGTTCGAGGCGCGGGC includes:
- a CDS encoding pyridoxamine 5'-phosphate oxidase family protein, which codes for MGKIFDAIDDELAGFIARQHVFFVATAPLSGDGFVNVSPKGLDTFRVLGPRTVAYLDFIGSGVETVAHARENGRIVLLWCAFEGPPRILRIHGRAEALEPGDAEWADLRAHFGPPRPSERAILRVEASRISTACGYGVPLYEYTGDRTQLDDWAERKGPEGLQAYAAKNNATSLDGLPGLRSVKD
- a CDS encoding 1-acyl-sn-glycerol-3-phosphate acyltransferase; protein product: MAIRDQAPIFGFNEAREDIVRAVISRVTLGTRDPLLALNDAAYHETKRLESSKKSPEEYRELAEWQKLARTVGRMSDGERRQKLAEIVERYGWDVAGNFDPRVFRVSSKLLPPVVTYLLAPRTLARLVRDPRRLVSLEALDDKVRVEGPLEELRELSQHGTAVYVPTHLSNMDSIVFGYALERAGLPPATYGAGKNLFTNPVLSFFMHNLGAYRVDRRIRHNLYKDVLKTYSGVLLERGYHSLFFPGGTRSRSGGVERRLKLGLAGTAVEAYARTLLAERERRIYFVPATINYLITLEAETLIADFLAEAGKGRFIIEDDESTRIGRIANFVRKLFDMQGSVVIRLGHPIDPFGNRVDERCRSYDRRNREVDPSSYVRDTSGKVMLDPARDAQYTRELGDEICKSYLKNTVVMATHLVAAACFERLRRASPAGDLFTVLRQRDVVVVPRDDLAADVVKLRDRVNLLADRGEIAIGDFTRRASGGDLVEHAMRAFAGYHPAPVLSPRPEGVSICDTNLLFYYQNRLAAHGLAWDTIAPPGMPPARPPSFEGKDAPRSAVRGGAQ
- a CDS encoding NAD(P)-binding domain-containing protein, which gives rise to MTNPSVGIVGGGPWGRALARAACRTGAKVALHSRREAPGDINDLEITDDYARVAAARLIVIAVPSSVARSVLRALGDHLDGAHLVIHGVRGLDPEHLETVSDIVREETPVRRLGALGGPVQANELIEGTPSAMIIGSRFPEVTAAVTRSFQSPSLRVYSTPDLRGLEWASALVGCLAIGVGYAEQAGAGPGLVAALISRGVDEAARIMAAAGCEERTMLGLGGYGDLLASIALEDRPEVVLGKALARKVPLDEAMALAKLRVEAIPLIPRIAQFAEENKVDAGSFRALCDILGGKRPPVVLEKMFAA
- a CDS encoding HAD family hydrolase codes for the protein MLSFSPRALIFDMDGLLVDSEPLWHRVEREFAAARGGEFTEAMALACTGQGIGNTIRFMGERLGFPVDVERDIVEIVDRFIEHVGGLVLKPGAQEILDEVRGKTRMALASSSPRRLIDAVLARFVIRDHFEVAVSGQEVARAKPWPDVFLRTAELLGEAPAHCVVFEDSLNGARAARAANMKVIAVPEGDPTGRGFEEVADVVVRDLFEARALVKLG